Proteins encoded by one window of Streptomyces sp. NBC_01477:
- a CDS encoding polymorphic toxin-type HINT domain-containing protein, with product MRGATVTTALVAAMVVIVPQAAAVPGGYHYKGKLWAADPVQQQPVVQGHPVGDAKAVKPKTPHGARALATHKAKAPSWPAAASSSVTLPETAATPVRAGASPVSLAAAPAARAGTATSASAPRSVRVDVADHTQSQAAGVDGVLVGLTRDDGKKAAGKVTVTVDYSSIAQAYGGGWSSRLHLVAMPGCALTTPQLAACQIRKPLATTNDAATRTLSAAVDLAVSTAANAGAAVAAVSDTGGSQGDYTATTLSASGSWSQSASGAFTYNYPIAMPSSLGGSAPSVGLSYNSQSVDGETSARNAQSSSIGDGWSYEPGFIERSYRTCDNDGIDHSYDECWADYNGTLSLGSHTGELVRDSSGIFHLETDDGTRIERLTGADNGLWQGEYYKVTTTDGTAYYFGVDHTPGITSDASTNSAWGVPVYHPKSSDPCYTAAKGDKSQCDQPVGYRFNLDFVVDPHGNVQRYDYKTETNFYNMGLGQVAASGDGGSMTSYVRGGYLTRISYGFQLADARAGHDPAARVLFTPAQRCTTSDTVCQADNLSDATATNWPDVPYDIHCEEHDKTSGDGDDVCHVGSPTFWSTYRLKSITTQVNTSGGFQSVDQYDLKQVFSDAGGVIDPVTGKTEHPEDAGQLQSIMWLQSIQHTGLDTTAGGTSAVVLDPITFTGIEADNRVDGLTPAAPPLFHPRISSIHTETGESIAATYADPQCSRVNHTMPSSADSNTKACFPVYWNPPGSVEPVSDWFTKSLVKEISDSDLTAAGSPAKVVNYQYGEAAWHRDDSDLTDDRYRTWNQFRGFRTISVLAGASPDPVTKTVTTYLQGMDGDYKADGTRRSAALGGITDSEWLVGTPQETDTYNTTAPGSPVVAKSFTDSLTTVETAHRARTAWTSKDPAPADLSTLPDLSARRLDTTSDRSVSLLANGTWRTAKRSTHFDAFGRVTQADEQADVADPKQESCTTTSYAPAPASNPMMLNYPSETISVAGSCGTAPSATATLADKRIFYDGDGSITNPGTFGKLGQSWPSDGSSPQVHSLGYTTGIQSITSYDGTGNPTFVLLGALSYDKYGRVTHSLDGAGTPTTTGYQPTTSTLPTTVTVTNSLGWTSSTIVDPARGAVTETTDANGRVTDSAYDALGRRTAAWLPGRSRIEHPDSPDRKFSYSVHGAGDNPAPSSVTTQTLRENETYDTAVSIYDGMMQLRQTQTEAFTGSASRLISSDFYDSHGWQTASYAAYSDPDRAPGSTLWAELETTVPSESRTVYDGLGRPVQSQLWAKGSELWQSTTAYPGADEVDAAPPAGGQSTATITNGLGQTIATTVKDTTPDRKLAAGTVIASGSSYASNSVRLTMQADGNLVLGGIATGTQLWASGTAGNPGATATIRTDGSLVVTGTTGTVLWNSNSATTGSTGAYLQIRDDASLQVFSATGVSKWNSGTAGKAAAADATTKYTYTPAGQTASVSDAVGNTWTYHYDIQHELLSQHDPDAGDSSYVYDAYGHLVQTTDPRGQALSYTYDVLNRRTAEYAEPHTATHDPDTELASWSFDTLADGTGVKGLPVSETRYVGGVDGSAYVSRIDGYNTAYQPTSTSTVIPDAEGALAKTYTSSATYSPNVGLLDMTTYGADGGLPAETIGYDHSLEGLVIGSGSDLTPYLDVAIDSPLGQILQSTYGLYGKQLRTNQTYDAATQRPVTNTVSLQTATTTPIDSSTYGYDQSGNLNAVTDVQSNGTATTGTDTQCYSYDGQGRLTEAWSDKAGITTPAVAGTGQLARCNTVVPSTTTVGGPAPYWQSYTYDLLGDRTQQTQHDPTGNALKNTTQSVSLPSTTAPAALPNQATKVTTSNPTTGTATSTLGYQDTSRVPATNAGNLMTRSTTTEGSFVSGIKTTAGGALCLGDSGNHTDDGTPQILWGCGGGGQTYTLGTDGTVKVLGKCVDTAVASPVNGTGVVINTCSALKATQKWKTTAKGTLVNVASGLCLADPAANQTAGTKQILWTCGASGQTYTTPAAGTSLAAGQTQTFTYDAEGRTASVVTGDGTAPKQTSYLYDADGGLLIERDPGRTVLYLFGGTEQITLDTSTHAVSGQRYYANPDGTSIVRSSSGSLAYLPTNAQGTAQLSVDASTLAVTRRAFDPYGAPRGTAPTTWTDNHGYLGKPTDPVSGLDLLGARDYDPTLGRFLTVDPVFEAGDPSQMGGYAYAADDPVNGADPTGLMNCSWCGGGGEAIGGPLTGGGGSGRSGGSGGSGGSGGSGNGTAHATQVGFGVNWGKTLDYAGGMLAAGVGLGAMYVCTDTVVGAAVAPECWEAGVGAVGAACDYYGGHCGIGLPEGRGGGDEHEGSGHDESSPHEGVHGEGSDGAGNGISHETATHDFGAASPDFGTTPEAASHDFAAAGPSPAEPKPGGPGEAAAPSSSKSGTAKKAVADDAPPKETEEASPRCSFSPDTPVLLDDGKTKPIGDVTVGDKVESGDPKTGKHVGTHTVTATWVNYDTDLIDVTVQGPDGTPATLHTTANHPFWDDTTYAWTPAGDLHPGDTLNTSTDLHATVLSLHLTPGAANRYNLTVEQLHTYYVLAGQTPVLVHNTCGDDPAVLYRSPGTGKKASESNGLNAANHGGDHPTAYLSNLPEGAAHYAGNGHDLGMHVFSMKPGFREAFGDLEFPLENSMGLTEGLTEWRIPAGRFDEFNSYIDHNLTEWWDAADGHFFPPPGSIHSP from the coding sequence TTGCGCGGGGCCACGGTCACGACCGCGCTGGTCGCCGCGATGGTGGTGATCGTCCCGCAGGCCGCGGCCGTTCCCGGCGGCTACCACTACAAGGGAAAGCTGTGGGCCGCCGATCCGGTCCAGCAACAGCCCGTGGTGCAGGGTCACCCGGTGGGCGACGCGAAGGCCGTCAAGCCCAAAACGCCGCACGGCGCACGGGCGCTGGCCACCCACAAGGCCAAGGCCCCGTCCTGGCCGGCCGCGGCCAGCAGCAGCGTCACCCTGCCGGAGACGGCCGCGACGCCGGTCAGGGCAGGTGCCTCACCGGTGTCCCTGGCCGCCGCTCCTGCCGCCAGGGCGGGCACGGCGACGTCCGCGAGCGCTCCGCGGTCCGTCCGGGTCGACGTCGCCGATCACACCCAGAGCCAGGCCGCGGGGGTGGACGGCGTACTCGTCGGTCTGACCCGCGACGACGGGAAGAAGGCCGCGGGCAAGGTCACCGTCACGGTCGACTACAGCTCCATCGCCCAGGCCTACGGCGGTGGCTGGTCATCGCGGCTGCACCTGGTCGCCATGCCCGGCTGCGCCCTCACCACCCCTCAACTGGCCGCCTGCCAGATCCGCAAGCCGCTGGCGACCACCAATGACGCTGCCACCCGGACACTCTCGGCCGCCGTCGACCTGGCCGTGTCCACGGCGGCGAACGCAGGCGCGGCAGTCGCCGCCGTCTCCGACACCGGCGGTTCGCAGGGCGACTACACGGCAACGACGTTGTCCGCCTCGGGCTCGTGGTCGCAGTCCGCCAGCGGCGCCTTCACGTACAACTACCCCATCGCCATGCCCTCTTCGCTCGGCGGAAGCGCGCCCTCGGTCGGGCTGTCGTACAACTCGCAGTCCGTTGACGGCGAGACGTCCGCACGGAACGCCCAGTCGTCCTCGATCGGCGACGGCTGGTCGTACGAACCCGGGTTCATCGAGCGCTCTTACAGGACGTGTGACAACGACGGCATCGACCACTCGTACGACGAGTGCTGGGCCGACTACAACGGCACGTTGTCGCTCGGCTCCCACACGGGTGAACTGGTCAGGGACAGCTCGGGGATCTTCCATCTCGAGACGGACGACGGCACCAGGATCGAGCGGCTGACCGGCGCGGACAACGGTCTGTGGCAGGGCGAGTACTACAAGGTCACCACGACCGACGGCACGGCCTACTACTTCGGTGTCGACCACACCCCCGGCATCACGTCGGACGCCTCCACCAACAGCGCGTGGGGCGTACCCGTCTATCACCCGAAGTCGTCCGACCCCTGCTACACCGCCGCCAAGGGCGACAAGTCCCAGTGCGATCAACCGGTCGGCTACCGCTTCAACCTCGACTTCGTCGTCGACCCGCACGGCAATGTCCAGCGGTACGACTACAAGACCGAGACCAACTTCTACAACATGGGCCTCGGCCAGGTGGCAGCCTCCGGTGACGGCGGCTCGATGACCTCCTACGTCCGGGGCGGATACCTCACCCGCATCTCCTACGGCTTCCAGCTCGCCGACGCCCGCGCAGGACACGACCCCGCGGCCCGCGTGCTCTTCACCCCCGCCCAGCGGTGCACCACCTCCGACACCGTCTGCCAGGCCGACAACCTGTCCGACGCCACGGCGACGAACTGGCCGGACGTCCCCTACGACATCCACTGCGAAGAGCACGACAAGACGTCCGGGGACGGAGACGACGTCTGCCACGTCGGCTCGCCGACGTTCTGGTCCACCTACCGGCTCAAGTCGATCACCACGCAGGTGAACACCTCCGGCGGTTTCCAGAGCGTCGATCAGTACGACCTCAAGCAGGTCTTCTCCGACGCGGGCGGTGTGATCGACCCGGTCACGGGAAAGACCGAGCACCCCGAGGACGCCGGTCAGCTCCAGTCGATCATGTGGCTCCAGTCCATCCAGCACACCGGTCTCGACACCACCGCGGGCGGCACGTCAGCGGTCGTCCTGGACCCGATCACCTTCACCGGTATCGAGGCGGACAACCGCGTGGACGGCCTCACCCCGGCCGCCCCGCCGCTGTTCCACCCGCGGATCTCCAGCATCCACACCGAGACCGGCGAGTCGATCGCCGCCACTTACGCCGACCCCCAGTGCTCCCGCGTCAACCACACCATGCCGTCCTCTGCGGACAGCAATACCAAGGCCTGTTTCCCGGTCTACTGGAACCCGCCAGGGTCGGTCGAACCCGTCTCCGACTGGTTCACCAAGTCACTCGTCAAGGAGATCTCGGACAGCGACCTGACCGCCGCCGGCTCCCCTGCCAAGGTCGTCAACTACCAGTACGGGGAGGCCGCCTGGCATCGCGACGACTCCGACCTCACCGACGACCGGTACCGTACCTGGAATCAGTTCCGCGGCTTCCGCACCATCAGCGTCCTGGCGGGCGCGTCCCCGGACCCGGTGACCAAGACCGTCACCACGTATCTGCAGGGCATGGACGGCGACTACAAGGCCGACGGCACCCGGCGCTCGGCAGCCCTCGGCGGTATCACGGACAGCGAGTGGCTGGTCGGGACCCCGCAGGAGACCGACACGTACAACACCACCGCGCCCGGCTCGCCCGTTGTCGCCAAGAGCTTCACCGATTCCCTGACGACGGTGGAGACCGCACACCGCGCGCGCACCGCCTGGACATCGAAGGACCCGGCGCCCGCAGACCTGTCCACCCTGCCCGACCTCAGCGCCCGGCGGCTGGACACCACTTCTGATCGCTCGGTTTCGCTGCTCGCCAACGGCACCTGGCGGACGGCGAAGAGGTCGACCCACTTTGATGCCTTCGGTCGCGTCACCCAGGCCGACGAGCAGGCCGACGTCGCCGACCCGAAGCAGGAGAGCTGCACCACCACCAGCTACGCGCCCGCCCCGGCATCGAACCCGATGATGCTCAACTACCCCAGCGAGACCATCAGTGTCGCGGGGTCGTGCGGGACCGCTCCGAGCGCTACCGCGACCCTGGCGGACAAGCGGATCTTCTACGACGGCGACGGCAGTATCACCAACCCCGGCACCTTCGGAAAGCTCGGGCAGAGCTGGCCCTCGGACGGATCCTCGCCGCAGGTCCACTCGCTCGGCTACACGACCGGCATCCAGAGCATCACGTCCTACGACGGCACCGGCAATCCGACCTTCGTCCTGCTCGGCGCCCTGTCGTACGACAAGTACGGCCGGGTGACCCATTCCCTCGACGGCGCCGGCACGCCCACCACCACCGGGTACCAGCCGACCACCAGCACCCTGCCGACCACGGTCACCGTCACCAACTCTCTCGGCTGGACCTCGTCCACCATTGTCGACCCGGCGCGGGGAGCCGTCACCGAGACCACCGACGCCAACGGCCGGGTCACCGACTCGGCGTACGACGCGCTCGGCCGCCGCACGGCGGCGTGGCTCCCCGGACGGAGCAGGATCGAACACCCCGACAGCCCCGACAGGAAGTTCAGCTACTCCGTTCACGGCGCGGGCGACAACCCGGCCCCCTCGTCCGTCACCACCCAGACGCTGCGCGAGAACGAGACCTACGACACGGCCGTCTCGATCTACGACGGAATGATGCAGCTGCGGCAGACGCAGACCGAGGCGTTCACCGGCTCGGCCTCGCGACTGATCTCGTCCGACTTCTACGACAGCCACGGCTGGCAGACCGCGAGCTATGCCGCCTACTCCGATCCGGACCGCGCTCCCGGCAGCACCTTGTGGGCGGAGCTGGAGACCACCGTTCCCTCGGAGTCGCGGACCGTCTACGACGGCCTCGGCCGCCCGGTGCAGAGCCAGTTGTGGGCCAAGGGCTCGGAACTGTGGCAGTCGACGACCGCGTACCCGGGGGCGGACGAGGTCGACGCCGCTCCGCCGGCCGGGGGCCAGTCCACTGCCACGATCACCAACGGGCTCGGGCAGACCATCGCGACGACGGTCAAGGACACCACGCCGGACCGTAAACTCGCGGCCGGCACGGTCATCGCCTCCGGCAGCTCGTACGCCTCCAACAGCGTCCGGCTGACCATGCAGGCCGACGGCAACCTCGTCCTCGGCGGAATCGCCACGGGTACTCAGCTGTGGGCCTCGGGCACCGCAGGCAACCCCGGTGCGACCGCGACGATCCGCACTGACGGCAGCCTCGTGGTGACCGGCACCACCGGCACGGTGCTGTGGAACTCCAACTCCGCCACCACCGGTTCGACCGGTGCCTACCTGCAGATCCGCGACGACGCGAGCCTCCAGGTCTTCAGCGCGACGGGCGTGAGCAAGTGGAACTCGGGGACGGCGGGGAAGGCCGCCGCGGCCGACGCCACGACGAAGTACACGTACACGCCGGCCGGCCAGACCGCCTCGGTCTCCGACGCCGTCGGCAACACCTGGACCTACCACTACGACATCCAGCACGAGTTGCTCTCTCAGCACGACCCGGACGCGGGCGACAGTTCGTACGTCTACGACGCCTACGGCCACCTCGTCCAGACCACCGACCCGCGCGGTCAGGCTCTGTCGTACACCTACGACGTCCTCAACCGCCGGACCGCCGAGTACGCCGAGCCGCACACGGCCACCCACGACCCGGACACCGAGCTCGCCTCCTGGTCCTTCGACACCCTGGCCGACGGCACCGGCGTCAAGGGCCTGCCCGTGTCGGAGACCCGTTACGTGGGCGGCGTCGACGGCAGCGCGTACGTCTCCCGGATCGACGGTTACAACACCGCCTACCAGCCGACCAGCACGAGCACGGTGATCCCGGACGCGGAGGGGGCGCTCGCGAAGACGTACACCTCGTCCGCCACGTACTCGCCGAACGTGGGCTTGCTGGACATGACGACCTACGGCGCCGACGGCGGCCTGCCCGCGGAGACCATCGGGTACGACCACAGCCTTGAAGGCCTGGTCATCGGCAGCGGGTCGGACCTCACCCCGTACCTCGACGTCGCCATCGACAGCCCGCTCGGCCAGATCCTGCAGTCGACGTACGGCCTGTACGGCAAGCAACTGCGCACCAACCAGACCTACGACGCGGCCACCCAACGGCCGGTCACCAACACGGTGAGCCTCCAGACGGCCACCACGACGCCGATCGACTCCTCCACCTACGGCTACGACCAGTCCGGCAATCTGAACGCGGTCACCGACGTCCAGTCCAACGGCACCGCGACCACCGGCACCGACACCCAGTGCTACTCCTACGACGGCCAGGGCCGGCTCACCGAGGCGTGGAGCGACAAGGCGGGCATCACCACGCCCGCAGTCGCCGGCACCGGGCAGCTCGCCCGCTGCAACACGGTCGTGCCCAGCACCACGACGGTCGGCGGCCCCGCGCCCTACTGGCAGTCGTACACCTACGACCTGCTCGGCGACCGTACGCAGCAGACACAGCACGATCCCACCGGGAACGCGCTGAAGAACACGACGCAGAGCGTGTCGCTGCCGAGCACCACCGCGCCGGCCGCGCTGCCGAACCAGGCGACCAAGGTCACCACCAGCAACCCGACCACCGGTACGGCGACCTCCACCCTGGGCTACCAGGACACCTCACGAGTCCCGGCGACCAACGCGGGCAACCTGATGACCCGCTCCACCACCACCGAGGGCTCGTTCGTCTCCGGCATCAAGACCACAGCGGGCGGGGCGCTGTGCCTGGGTGACTCCGGGAACCACACCGACGACGGCACCCCGCAGATCCTGTGGGGCTGCGGAGGCGGCGGCCAGACCTACACCCTCGGCACCGACGGCACGGTCAAGGTCCTCGGCAAGTGCGTGGACACCGCGGTGGCCTCACCGGTGAACGGCACCGGGGTCGTCATCAACACCTGCTCGGCTCTCAAGGCCACGCAGAAGTGGAAGACAACGGCCAAGGGCACGCTGGTCAACGTCGCCTCAGGGCTGTGCCTCGCGGACCCGGCGGCCAACCAGACGGCCGGTACCAAGCAGATCCTGTGGACGTGCGGGGCCAGCGGCCAGACATACACCACCCCGGCGGCCGGTACGAGCCTGGCCGCGGGCCAGACGCAGACCTTCACCTATGACGCGGAGGGCCGTACCGCCTCCGTGGTGACCGGCGACGGCACCGCCCCGAAGCAGACCAGCTACCTCTACGACGCCGACGGCGGTCTGCTGATCGAGCGGGACCCGGGCCGCACGGTGCTCTACCTCTTCGGCGGTACCGAGCAGATCACCCTCGACACCAGCACGCACGCGGTGTCGGGCCAGCGGTACTACGCCAACCCCGACGGCACCTCGATCGTCCGCTCCTCGTCCGGCAGCCTGGCCTACTTGCCGACCAACGCCCAGGGCACGGCGCAACTGTCCGTGGACGCCTCCACCTTGGCGGTCACCCGGCGAGCCTTCGACCCGTACGGAGCGCCACGGGGCACCGCCCCCACGACCTGGACCGACAACCACGGCTACCTCGGCAAACCCACCGACCCCGTCTCCGGCCTCGACCTCCTCGGCGCCCGCGACTACGACCCCACCCTCGGCCGCTTCCTCACCGTCGACCCGGTCTTCGAGGCCGGCGACCCGAGCCAGATGGGCGGCTACGCCTACGCCGCCGACGACCCGGTCAACGGTGCGGACCCCACAGGGCTGATGAACTGTTCCTGGTGCGGCGGTGGCGGTGAAGCAATCGGAGGGCCCCTGACCGGCGGCGGAGGCTCGGGCCGGTCAGGCGGCTCCGGTGGCTCGGGCGGGTCAGGCGGTTCGGGCAACGGAACCGCACACGCCACGCAGGTCGGCTTCGGTGTCAACTGGGGCAAGACCCTCGATTACGCGGGTGGCATGTTGGCCGCCGGCGTCGGGCTCGGGGCGATGTACGTATGTACCGACACGGTTGTCGGCGCCGCGGTTGCTCCCGAATGCTGGGAGGCGGGAGTAGGGGCGGTCGGCGCCGCATGCGACTACTACGGCGGCCATTGCGGGATAGGTCTGCCCGAGGGGCGCGGCGGGGGTGATGAACACGAGGGCAGCGGCCATGACGAATCGTCTCCCCATGAAGGTGTGCACGGCGAAGGTTCCGACGGCGCCGGCAACGGGATCTCTCATGAGACAGCCACGCATGATTTCGGGGCCGCGAGTCCCGATTTCGGTACCACCCCGGAGGCGGCCAGTCACGACTTCGCGGCTGCCGGACCTTCACCGGCGGAGCCCAAACCCGGCGGCCCCGGGGAAGCTGCCGCCCCCAGCAGTTCGAAGAGCGGCACGGCCAAGAAGGCCGTAGCGGACGACGCTCCTCCAAAGGAAACCGAAGAGGCTTCCCCACGTTGCAGTTTCAGCCCCGACACCCCCGTCCTCCTGGACGACGGCAAAACCAAGCCGATAGGCGACGTCACAGTCGGCGACAAGGTCGAATCAGGCGACCCCAAGACCGGTAAGCACGTCGGCACCCACACGGTCACCGCGACCTGGGTCAACTACGACACCGACCTGATCGACGTCACCGTCCAGGGTCCCGACGGCACACCCGCCACCCTTCACACCACCGCCAACCACCCCTTCTGGGACGACACCACCTACGCCTGGACCCCCGCCGGCGACCTCCACCCCGGCGACACCCTCAACACCTCCACCGACCTCCACGCCACAGTCCTCTCCCTCCACCTCACCCCCGGCGCCGCCAACCGCTACAACCTCACCGTCGAACAACTGCACACGTACTATGTACTTGCTGGTCAGACGCCGGTCCTGGTGCACAATACGTGCGGTGACGATCCTGCGGTCCTTTATCGATCTCCTGGGACGGGCAAGAAGGCCAGCGAGTCTAATGGCCTGAATGCGGCCAATCATGGCGGTGACCATCCGACGGCGTATCTTTCTAATTTGCCGGAGGGTGCGGCGCACTATGCGGGAAATGGCCACGATCTAGGAATGCACGTGTTTAGCATGAAGCCGGGATTCCGAGAGGCATTTGGTGACCTGGAATTCCCGCTGGAGAATTCTATGGGGTTGACTGAGGGGTTGACCGAATGGAGGATCCCGGCGGGACGGTTCGATGAGTTCAACTCCTACATCGATCATAATTTGACCGAATGGTGGGATGCGGCCGACGGTCACTTCTTCCCGCCGCCGGGATCGATACATTCTCCGTGA